TAAAAAATTAGATGAAAAAGTTGTTGATGAAGCTCTAAAAGATATAAAAATTGCATTACTTGAAGCCGATGTCCATGTAGATGTTGTAAAAGAGTTTATAGAGGATATAAAGAAAAAAATAATAGGTCAAGAAGTTATAAAAGGATTATCTGCCGGTGAAACTGTTATTAAATTACTTTACGATGAAGTAATAAATATACTTGGAGGAGAAGAAGCTTCTTCAATAGCAAAACCGGAAAAACCACCGGCAATAATTATGCTTGTAGGTCTTCAAGGAACCGGTAAAACAACAACAGCCGGAAAATTAGCCAAATATCTAAAATCCAAAGGATATAAAGTAGGTGTAGCATCTACCGACGTAAGAAGACCGGCAGCAGCAAAACAACTTTGCACTTTGGCATCATCTATAGATATCCCTTGTTTTGTAGATGAAAATGAAAAAGATGCTCTTAAATTGACAGAAAAAGTTATAGAAGACGCAAAAAAACAAGGATTTTCTTACATAATCTTAGATACTGCCGGTAGATTGCATATAGACGAAGAATTAATGGAAGAGTTAAAACAAATAAAAGAAAAAGTAAAACCGGCAGAAGTTATATATGTAGCAGATGCAATGCAAGGACAAGATGCAATAAATACAGCAGAAGAATTTCATAAAGCAGTTGGTCTAACAGGTGTTATCCTTACAAAATTAGATGGTGATGCAAAAGGTGGTATAGCATTATCTATAAGAAAAGTTATTGGAGTTCCTATAAAATTTATCGGAACCGGAGAAAAAATAGATGCCCTTGAACCATTTTATCCTGACAGAATAGCCCAAAGAATACTCGGACTTGGAGATATACAATCACTTATAGAAAAAATGCAAGCAGCAATAGAA
The sequence above is drawn from the Venenivibrio stagnispumantis genome and encodes:
- the ffh gene encoding signal recognition particle protein; its protein translation is MFELLTEKFSNVIEKLKRAKKLDEKVVDEALKDIKIALLEADVHVDVVKEFIEDIKKKIIGQEVIKGLSAGETVIKLLYDEVINILGGEEASSIAKPEKPPAIIMLVGLQGTGKTTTAGKLAKYLKSKGYKVGVASTDVRRPAAAKQLCTLASSIDIPCFVDENEKDALKLTEKVIEDAKKQGFSYIILDTAGRLHIDEELMEELKQIKEKVKPAEVIYVADAMQGQDAINTAEEFHKAVGLTGVILTKLDGDAKGGIALSIRKVIGVPIKFIGTGEKIDALEPFYPDRIAQRILGLGDIQSLIEKMQAAIEEDKAKEMAQKVMNAEFTLEDLREQIRMIRSMGPLENILKMIPGIGAQIKNLKVDEKKFVQIEAIINSMTPEERMKPHIINGSRKKRIAKGSGTTIVDVNKVLKQYEEMKKMMKKFKKSGKMFNPFGKFGGFKF